One stretch of Nitratiruptor tergarcus DSM 16512 DNA includes these proteins:
- a CDS encoding response regulator transcription factor, which yields MVLEDEYALRISIEEFLNDLGFEVISFERGDELLDALYSEPCDALLLDVKVPGINGFELLKELREAGNEIPAIFITSMTHVDDLARGFELGCCDYIKKPFDLKELEVRLRNVLKRECFGAKKEIVELPNGYTYDLAAFELKQNGKSIPLTKQEKRILELLIKQRGNVVSIEQFCDEVWGEYVDSANIRVHITKLRKKIGKDIIKNVHGLGYKIDS from the coding sequence ATGGTTCTAGAAGATGAATATGCTCTTCGTATTAGTATTGAAGAGTTCTTGAATGATCTTGGCTTTGAAGTGATAAGTTTTGAGAGGGGTGATGAGCTTCTTGATGCACTTTACAGTGAGCCTTGTGATGCTCTTTTATTGGATGTAAAAGTTCCTGGAATCAATGGATTTGAACTACTTAAAGAGTTGAGGGAAGCTGGCAACGAAATACCCGCTATATTCATAACCTCTATGACACATGTAGATGATCTTGCAAGAGGGTTCGAGCTAGGTTGCTGTGATTATATAAAAAAACCATTTGATCTTAAAGAGTTGGAAGTACGGCTGAGAAATGTTTTAAAAAGAGAGTGTTTTGGTGCCAAAAAAGAGATTGTTGAGTTGCCAAATGGTTATACATATGATTTAGCAGCTTTTGAATTAAAGCAAAATGGCAAAAGCATACCTTTAACAAAACAGGAAAAAAGGATCTTGGAGCTTCTTATCAAGCAAAGAGGGAATGTTGTAAGCATTGAACAGTTTTGCGATGAAGTATGGGGAGAGTATGTGGATTCGGCCAATATTCGTGTGCATATAACGAAGCTGAGAAAAAAAATAGGTAAAGATATAATCAAAAATGTTCACGGGTTAGGATATAAAATTGATTCTTGA
- a CDS encoding sensor histidine kinase has protein sequence MILDAKKYSYRYALFYTLIIATLLFVPLFVYTSLVLDINEAKNERDLKEKALQIVGKMEEYNNDGIFQYPRFASFKSGLYDENFKPIFSLLDFIPDSFNLGYHKQQTKRYYIVELPDEHYFGAKYLIVAKEFDPWKIYRTSFLIGLGIVLILFLFSYIVLKNFSRPFEKVNQTLDNFIKDSMHEINTPLSIINVNIDLFTRKFGENRYLSRIKSAAKTLSNIYNDMDYLIKKDRIEYKKEKIDFSAFLQERVDYFQEIANLRQIKLIAKIKPNLCIYINKTKLQRIVDNTLSNAVKYSKERSKVKIYLIRVGQKAVLTVKDYGIGIEQPQKIFNRFYREEHDKGGFGIGLSIVHNIINQENITLKVVSKPSRGSAFIYYFNLSA, from the coding sequence TTGATTCTTGATGCAAAAAAATACTCTTATCGCTATGCTCTTTTTTATACTTTGATTATAGCAACGCTTCTTTTTGTACCACTATTTGTCTATACCTCTTTGGTTTTAGATATTAATGAAGCCAAAAATGAGCGTGATCTCAAAGAGAAGGCTTTGCAAATAGTAGGTAAAATGGAAGAGTACAATAATGATGGTATTTTTCAATATCCCCGTTTTGCCAGTTTCAAATCTGGACTCTATGATGAGAACTTTAAACCAATTTTTTCACTTTTGGATTTTATTCCGGACTCTTTTAATTTGGGATATCATAAGCAACAAACAAAACGCTACTATATTGTAGAGCTTCCAGATGAACACTATTTTGGAGCAAAATATCTCATTGTTGCAAAAGAGTTTGATCCATGGAAAATATATAGAACCAGTTTTTTGATAGGGTTAGGGATTGTATTAATTCTTTTTCTCTTCTCTTACATTGTTCTTAAAAATTTTAGCCGCCCTTTTGAAAAAGTCAATCAAACACTTGATAATTTTATTAAAGACTCTATGCATGAGATTAATACGCCGCTTTCTATCATTAATGTCAATATTGATCTTTTCACAAGAAAGTTTGGTGAAAACCGTTATCTTTCCCGCATTAAATCAGCAGCAAAAACACTCAGTAATATCTATAATGATATGGATTATCTTATTAAAAAAGATCGCATTGAATACAAAAAAGAAAAAATTGATTTTTCAGCATTTTTGCAAGAGAGGGTTGATTATTTTCAAGAGATTGCAAATTTAAGACAAATTAAACTAATTGCCAAAATTAAACCAAACCTTTGTATTTATATAAATAAAACAAAACTACAACGAATTGTTGATAATACTCTTTCTAATGCCGTTAAATACTCAAAAGAGCGATCAAAAGTAAAAATTTACCTCATACGAGTTGGTCAAAAAGCGGTACTTACAGTAAAAGATTATGGTATTGGAATAGAACAACCGCAAAAGATTTTTAATCGCTTTTATAGAGAGGAGCATGACAAGGGAGGTTTTGGAATAGGTCTTAGCATTGTTCATAACATTATCAATCAAGAAAATATAACTTTAAAAGTTGTCTCCAAACCTTCGAGGGGAAGCGCTTTTATCTACTACTTCAATTTATCTGCATAA
- the soxX gene encoding sulfur oxidation c-type cytochrome SoxX — translation MKKGLIAVVLSSLVLTSLSAKDYKSAIESPDATKILEKDKLPPPKKYIMPKNCITKDPLAIARGKFIFHNLNGKKAKKAPPTGLTRYVVVKGKKKPKQYGNCVACHNIEGAIGPGNVGPDLHNYKKHFIDSGVRDYQYVYQQIADPRVFNPTTHMTVNLTTKLFTPQEICEIVSYIVSEKKEK, via the coding sequence ATGAAAAAAGGATTGATTGCAGTGGTGCTCTCCTCTTTAGTGCTTACTAGCCTGAGTGCGAAAGATTACAAAAGTGCCATTGAGTCGCCTGATGCGACGAAGATTTTAGAAAAAGATAAGCTCCCGCCTCCAAAAAAGTACATAATGCCAAAAAACTGTATTACAAAAGATCCTTTGGCAATCGCGAGAGGGAAGTTTATTTTCCATAATCTCAATGGAAAAAAGGCAAAAAAGGCACCTCCTACAGGTCTTACGCGCTATGTGGTTGTTAAGGGGAAGAAAAAGCCAAAGCAGTATGGAAACTGTGTGGCTTGTCATAATATCGAAGGTGCTATAGGTCCTGGAAATGTTGGTCCAGATTTGCACAATTATAAAAAACACTTTATAGATTCTGGTGTCAGAGACTATCAGTATGTCTATCAACAAATTGCAGATCCAAGAGTGTTTAATCCAACAACACACATGACTGTGAATCTAACTACAAAACTCTTTACGCCACAAGAGATTTGTGAAATTGTATCGTATATAGTAAGTGAGAAAAAGGAGAAATGA
- the soxY gene encoding thiosulfate oxidation carrier protein SoxY, which yields MERRSFLKSLSAVPALGLVSLGSVNLLADAKKAKPKGKNAITFKKALSVITDGKGAKESSKVKLIVPEIAENGAVVPVKVNVDEPIENVKSIHVLSTKNSNARCADVFLSPRNGKAYFATRIKLSGTQEVVAVAVLKDGSAIMAKKPVKVTIGGCG from the coding sequence ATGGAAAGAAGAAGTTTTTTAAAAAGTTTAAGTGCTGTTCCAGCCCTTGGACTCGTGAGTCTTGGAAGTGTTAATCTCTTAGCAGATGCAAAGAAGGCGAAGCCAAAAGGAAAAAATGCGATTACCTTTAAAAAAGCACTCTCTGTAATAACAGATGGGAAAGGTGCCAAAGAGAGTAGTAAGGTAAAACTCATTGTTCCTGAAATTGCAGAAAATGGAGCTGTTGTTCCAGTTAAAGTGAATGTAGATGAGCCTATTGAAAATGTCAAATCGATTCATGTTTTATCTACAAAAAACTCTAACGCAAGATGTGCGGATGTTTTTTTGAGTCCAAGAAATGGAAAAGCCTATTTTGCAACGCGTATCAAACTGAGCGGAACACAAGAAGTCGTAGCTGTAGCGGTGTTAAAAGATGGAAGTGCTATTATGGCCAAAAAACCGGTTAAAGTAACTATTGGTGGATGTGGATAA
- the soxZ gene encoding thiosulfate oxidation carrier complex protein SoxZ codes for MAKRKSIIKIKPRKYKVGDVVKVDFIVIHPMETGMRKDKKTGKIKPMHYINEVKFYFNDELFTTILPWETVSTNPYFSINMKVTGPGKIKVVYRDNLGEVHEKSKKVKPKG; via the coding sequence ATGGCTAAAAGAAAATCAATTATCAAAATCAAACCAAGAAAATATAAAGTAGGAGATGTAGTAAAAGTAGATTTTATTGTAATTCACCCGATGGAGACGGGGATGAGAAAAGATAAAAAGACAGGCAAAATCAAACCTATGCACTATATCAATGAGGTGAAGTTTTACTTCAATGATGAACTTTTTACGACAATTTTACCGTGGGAGACAGTTTCAACAAATCCCTATTTTTCAATCAATATGAAAGTAACAGGTCCTGGGAAAATCAAAGTTGTGTACAGAGATAATCTTGGTGAAGTACACGAAAAGAGTAAAAAAGTAAAGCCGAAAGGATAA
- the soxA gene encoding sulfur oxidation c-type cytochrome SoxA: MKRLLSFALSLALASSLAIADEKLSMTEADRALYQEMLENNPADIFVEEGAELLEELGGEEALAKFLGVSEEKLPKYIAGFPRYIDKIGMVVSIDQMLQAFMYDQGKKPYKLKSALMDSLQAYVKSIANGEKINIDVNANEHMKKAYKLGKQMFELRRGKRGLSCYSCHSPDVVGLRLRMQILPDLGDPKVKAAATWPAYRMTKGKMFTLQKRFQQCMKNALLAKIPLGSPQMVALEVYVTNMAKGEEIHIPGLKR, translated from the coding sequence ATGAAGAGATTACTATCCTTTGCCCTCTCGCTTGCTTTGGCCTCTTCATTGGCCATTGCTGATGAGAAACTGAGCATGACAGAAGCAGATCGTGCCCTTTATCAAGAGATGCTTGAAAACAATCCAGCAGACATTTTCGTAGAAGAGGGTGCAGAACTTCTTGAAGAGCTTGGTGGAGAAGAGGCACTTGCAAAATTTTTGGGAGTAAGCGAGGAAAAACTACCAAAATATATTGCAGGATTTCCAAGATATATCGACAAAATAGGAATGGTTGTAAGCATTGATCAGATGCTGCAAGCCTTTATGTATGACCAGGGTAAAAAGCCATATAAGCTCAAATCTGCATTGATGGATTCTTTGCAGGCCTATGTAAAGTCGATAGCTAATGGAGAGAAGATCAATATCGATGTGAATGCCAATGAGCATATGAAAAAAGCCTATAAACTAGGCAAGCAGATGTTTGAACTCAGACGAGGTAAAAGAGGCCTTTCTTGCTATAGTTGTCATAGTCCAGATGTTGTAGGTTTGCGACTTAGAATGCAGATACTACCAGATCTTGGTGATCCAAAAGTGAAAGCTGCCGCAACCTGGCCAGCATATAGAATGACAAAAGGAAAGATGTTTACACTGCAAAAGAGATTTCAGCAGTGTATGAAAAATGCTCTTTTGGCCAAAATCCCTTTAGGAAGCCCGCAGATGGTGGCGCTAGAAGTGTATGTAACGAATATGGCTAAGGGAGAAGAGATCCATATTCCAGGGTTAAAAAGGTAG
- the soxB gene encoding thiosulfohydrolase SoxB codes for MNINRRDFLHIAAALGLMGVSGGKLHAAKRADEVTANDILDFDPVGKVTLLHICDMHAHLKPLYWREPSTLISAKNLVGTPGFLCGKAFMDFYGIKPNTLEAYFDTYLNFEELAKKFGKMGGVAHMKTIIDEVRRDRGKDNVLLLDSGDTWQGTAVALKTKGEAIVDAQNYLGVDVMVGHWEFTYGKERVMELLDKLNADFVSQNVVDNDPFSDTFEETVFKPYTIKEVGGAKIGIIGQSFPFTSTANPKRFTEGWSFGLRLDSLQGYVDELRKEKKVDCVVLLSHDGFSVDQEVARKVHGIDFILSGHTHDPGPKPITINGTTIIIAGSHGKFVGRLDIDIQKGRVKDFRYKLIPVASKLIPADKKGIELVDKWYKPYNRELSQVLGKTKGTLYKRDTFYSTFDALIGDAIRDTMDCEISFTPGYRWGTTLLPGDDILVDNVYEMTAITYPEVYTFELKGAKIAALLEDIADNVFNANPLYQQGGDMSRLGGVSYDIKIAAPSGKRIRNLKVNGKDLDPNRNYVVSAWGGNLQNAGENLREAKIKPVYDVVVDYVKRKGKVDISNKSNVKILDYDCGCPQKGGICS; via the coding sequence ATGAATATCAATAGACGTGATTTTTTACACATTGCAGCAGCCCTGGGCCTTATGGGTGTAAGTGGTGGAAAACTGCATGCGGCAAAAAGAGCCGATGAGGTGACAGCAAACGATATTTTGGATTTTGATCCAGTGGGAAAGGTGACGCTGCTTCATATTTGTGATATGCATGCGCATCTCAAACCACTCTACTGGAGAGAACCCTCAACGCTCATTAGTGCTAAAAATCTTGTAGGAACTCCAGGATTTTTGTGCGGAAAAGCCTTTATGGATTTTTATGGGATAAAGCCAAATACGTTGGAAGCCTATTTTGATACTTATCTCAATTTTGAAGAACTAGCAAAAAAGTTTGGGAAAATGGGTGGCGTAGCCCATATGAAGACGATTATAGATGAGGTGCGAAGAGACCGAGGCAAAGATAATGTATTGCTTTTAGATAGTGGCGATACTTGGCAAGGGACTGCCGTTGCACTAAAAACCAAGGGAGAAGCGATTGTAGATGCGCAAAACTATCTTGGTGTGGATGTGATGGTTGGACACTGGGAGTTTACCTATGGCAAAGAGCGTGTGATGGAGCTTCTTGATAAGCTCAATGCCGATTTTGTATCGCAAAATGTGGTAGATAATGATCCATTCAGTGATACATTTGAAGAAACCGTCTTCAAGCCTTATACTATCAAAGAGGTAGGCGGTGCAAAAATAGGAATTATTGGACAATCTTTTCCATTTACGTCCACTGCAAATCCAAAACGTTTTACCGAAGGGTGGAGTTTTGGTCTGCGGTTAGATTCTTTGCAGGGGTATGTGGATGAGTTAAGAAAAGAGAAAAAGGTTGATTGCGTTGTGCTTCTGAGTCACGATGGATTTAGTGTAGATCAAGAGGTGGCCAGGAAAGTGCATGGTATAGACTTTATCCTCAGTGGCCATACACACGATCCTGGACCAAAACCTATCACGATTAATGGGACAACTATTATTATAGCAGGAAGTCATGGGAAGTTTGTAGGAAGACTCGATATCGATATCCAAAAAGGGCGCGTGAAAGATTTTCGCTATAAGCTGATTCCTGTTGCATCAAAACTTATTCCTGCAGATAAAAAGGGAATAGAGCTAGTTGATAAATGGTATAAGCCATACAATAGAGAGCTGAGTCAAGTACTAGGAAAAACAAAAGGAACGCTTTATAAACGAGATACTTTCTATTCAACATTTGATGCACTCATAGGTGATGCAATACGTGATACGATGGATTGTGAAATATCCTTTACACCAGGGTATCGATGGGGAACCACGCTACTGCCTGGTGACGATATTTTGGTAGACAATGTTTATGAGATGACAGCAATTACCTATCCAGAAGTCTATACATTTGAGCTTAAAGGTGCAAAAATAGCGGCTTTACTTGAGGATATTGCAGATAACGTTTTCAATGCGAATCCTCTCTACCAACAGGGTGGGGATATGAGTCGGCTTGGTGGTGTGAGTTATGATATTAAAATAGCAGCACCTAGTGGTAAAAGAATTAGAAATCTCAAAGTCAACGGTAAAGATCTCGATCCAAATCGCAACTACGTTGTAAGTGCTTGGGGCGGAAATTTGCAAAATGCTGGCGAAAACCTGCGAGAAGCAAAAATCAAGCCAGTTTATGATGTGGTTGTAGATTATGTAAAACGTAAAGGAAAAGTGGATATTAGCAACAAATCCAATGTAAAAATTCTGGATTACGACTGTGGATGTCCCCAAAAAGGTGGGATATGTTCATAA
- a CDS encoding OprD family outer membrane porin has protein sequence MRLLKLSLVAAVCIAGATATTAMAKEKRTLKGNMTLKYNVLPGNAETLSEMFTKGEWYGRVRFNSFLWDWDTEYAGKTKDNWAMGIGGSLEYKTAYWNGLGATAALYTSQNPWHMDKDEVKFVKAGKDTFSRYKVKKDGTFGMTVLAQAYLEYKRNKTSLKVGRQIFESMLTKSNDTKMIPNTFEGYSLTSRYFSGTTIKLAYFLKQKLRDHTSFHDVITFKDANGESWANNDDSAVNKALSYANFVAAGKDANHDLIVAEIANKSLVPNLKIKLNYTMVPEVVALGGIEAHYKIPLGDYNLVPGFRYIKQWDRGADDIGALGVAVANLKGKGVGYDDPGSVDSSIWMARLDLKAKNKIWWARIGYSEVADDADIIAPWRGFPTGGFTRAMAQYNWYANTKTWMVRGVVNLDKAGVVPGLKASLRYAMQDFDDDKPGVQADSNIIHLDLVEKIKSVPGLYLKFRTGIVSGDDDTIAADGKLKKDPSYNEYRFEINYLF, from the coding sequence ATGAGATTATTAAAATTGAGCTTAGTAGCAGCAGTATGTATAGCAGGTGCCACAGCAACAACTGCAATGGCAAAAGAGAAAAGGACGCTTAAAGGTAATATGACACTCAAATATAATGTTTTGCCAGGTAATGCTGAAACTTTAAGTGAAATGTTTACAAAAGGGGAGTGGTATGGGAGAGTTCGCTTCAACTCCTTTCTTTGGGATTGGGATACAGAGTATGCAGGAAAGACAAAAGATAACTGGGCTATGGGAATTGGTGGTAGCTTAGAGTATAAAACTGCATATTGGAATGGACTAGGGGCAACTGCAGCTTTGTATACTTCTCAAAATCCATGGCACATGGACAAAGATGAAGTGAAGTTTGTTAAAGCTGGAAAAGATACTTTTTCAAGATATAAAGTTAAAAAAGATGGAACTTTTGGAATGACGGTTTTGGCACAAGCCTATCTTGAGTATAAACGGAACAAAACAAGTCTTAAAGTTGGACGCCAGATTTTTGAGAGTATGCTGACAAAAAGCAATGATACAAAGATGATCCCAAATACATTTGAAGGGTATAGCCTTACAAGCAGATATTTTAGTGGTACAACAATTAAACTCGCTTACTTTTTAAAGCAAAAACTGCGAGATCATACCTCTTTTCATGATGTGATCACTTTTAAAGATGCAAATGGCGAGAGCTGGGCAAATAATGATGATAGTGCAGTCAATAAAGCTTTGAGTTATGCAAACTTTGTGGCTGCTGGCAAAGATGCCAATCATGATCTAATTGTTGCAGAGATTGCAAACAAATCTCTTGTTCCAAATCTTAAAATCAAACTCAACTACACTATGGTTCCAGAAGTAGTAGCTCTTGGGGGAATAGAAGCCCACTATAAAATTCCTCTAGGAGACTATAACCTTGTGCCAGGATTTCGATATATCAAGCAGTGGGATAGAGGTGCAGATGATATAGGTGCTCTTGGTGTTGCAGTTGCAAACCTCAAAGGTAAAGGTGTAGGATACGATGATCCAGGCAGTGTTGATAGCTCTATCTGGATGGCGCGACTTGATCTTAAAGCCAAAAACAAAATCTGGTGGGCAAGAATTGGTTATTCCGAAGTAGCAGATGATGCAGATATCATTGCTCCATGGCGTGGTTTTCCAACAGGTGGATTTACAAGGGCAATGGCACAGTACAACTGGTATGCAAATACCAAAACGTGGATGGTGCGAGGCGTAGTAAATTTGGATAAAGCAGGAGTTGTTCCAGGACTTAAAGCAAGTTTGCGCTACGCAATGCAAGATTTTGATGATGATAAACCTGGTGTACAAGCAGATAGCAATATTATCCATTTAGATTTAGTTGAAAAGATCAAATCTGTTCCAGGACTCTATCTCAAGTTTAGAACAGGTATTGTGAGCGGTGATGATGATACTATAGCAGCGGATGGAAAACTTAAGAAAGATCCATCCTATAATGAATATCGCTTTGAGATTAATTACCTCTTCTAA
- a CDS encoding MBL fold metallo-hydrolase, which yields MKAILILCAWLSIALAWHYELHPVKVSEGVVCFFGKNEVPTPSNGGAISNSCYIDVGDYWVVFDPGPTALFAKEAYAKVAGDKPVKIVLNSHGHDDHTLGNAFFTKSTIIGAEGIEAFMEPRLLKWLNKEQLQGSFLKIPDLLLSKKAKIASKKRIELYVVEAHTKADLIAYMPEQKILFAGDIIFTERLPSIRDGNLQKWIAVLEWIKKLHPRIIVPGHGKKYGAKAYAMTLGYLKDLKAKVAKALEDGIEYDEVTKVVDMSRYKNLALYKMLNNLNILEVYQQLEMEIE from the coding sequence ATGAAAGCAATACTTATTCTTTGTGCCTGGCTGAGCATAGCTCTTGCCTGGCACTACGAGCTTCATCCAGTAAAGGTAAGTGAGGGAGTAGTCTGTTTTTTTGGTAAGAACGAAGTTCCTACTCCTTCTAATGGAGGGGCAATTAGCAATAGTTGCTATATTGATGTAGGGGATTACTGGGTGGTTTTCGATCCTGGTCCCACTGCTCTTTTTGCCAAAGAGGCGTATGCAAAGGTGGCTGGGGACAAGCCAGTGAAGATAGTGCTAAATTCTCATGGTCATGATGACCATACTCTAGGTAATGCTTTTTTTACAAAAAGTACTATCATTGGAGCTGAAGGGATTGAAGCTTTTATGGAGCCAAGGCTATTGAAATGGTTGAATAAAGAGCAGCTACAGGGCAGTTTTTTAAAAATTCCTGATCTGCTTTTGAGCAAAAAAGCAAAAATAGCAAGCAAGAAGAGAATAGAGCTTTATGTAGTGGAAGCTCATACGAAAGCGGACTTAATCGCCTATATGCCAGAGCAAAAGATTCTTTTTGCTGGTGATATAATCTTTACCGAGCGCCTCCCATCTATTCGGGATGGGAATTTACAAAAATGGATAGCGGTGTTGGAGTGGATAAAAAAGCTTCATCCTCGTATCATCGTACCAGGACATGGCAAGAAGTACGGAGCAAAGGCTTATGCTATGACGCTAGGTTATCTCAAAGATCTCAAGGCAAAAGTAGCAAAGGCTCTCGAAGATGGCATAGAGTATGATGAGGTAACGAAAGTAGTGGATATGAGCAGATATAAAAATTTGGCTTTGTATAAAATGCTCAATAATCTCAATATTTTAGAGGTTTATCAGCAGCTGGAGATGGAGATAGAATGA
- a CDS encoding thioredoxin family protein, producing MKKILLMIPLIMFGIDYYSYKDAVKKAKELHKPVMIEITSSRCHYCKWMESTTLQDKEVVSFIQKNFIPVRIDVSKEEIPKGIEYSMTPTFIFMDPKGRIIKKIPGAWKKEDFFKILKEVKE from the coding sequence ATGAAAAAAATTCTTTTAATGATTCCATTGATTATGTTTGGAATAGACTACTATTCATACAAAGATGCAGTTAAAAAAGCAAAAGAGTTGCATAAGCCTGTGATGATTGAGATTACGTCGAGTCGTTGCCACTACTGCAAATGGATGGAGAGTACTACTTTGCAAGATAAAGAGGTCGTATCTTTTATTCAAAAAAACTTTATTCCTGTGCGCATTGATGTGAGCAAAGAGGAGATTCCTAAAGGAATAGAGTATAGTATGACACCAACTTTTATTTTTATGGATCCAAAAGGGAGAATTATCAAAAAGATTCCTGGAGCTTGGAAAAAAGAGGATTTTTTTAAGATCTTAAAAGAGGTGAAGGAATGA